The sequence ACAGAAGGCATTTTTCAGCAGGAAGACTCGGTGCTGCAGCAGATCCCCGATGTATTTGACCACCGTCTTCTTGTCCAAGTTAAGCACCTTTAGCCAAGCGAGCTCAGCTGCCATCCTCAGGAGGACGTCATAAAGCTCCTTCAGCCTCAGACGTGCAGGGGGGGGCAGGTCGACgcctgctgccttgcagaaCTGTGTGAACGTGCAGGTGAGGCGGGCGGAGGGCTGCAGTGACTGCCAGGACAGGAAGGCTGCAGCTGTGACGATGGGGATGGGATGCCGGCCTGTCACCAGCCACGTCTCGCTGGCCAGCTCCACCACCTGCATGGTCCGGGCAAGCATCGTCTCCTTGTCCTCCACAAATAAGACAGGGATGTCCTCTGTGTGCTGGAACAGCCggaaactggaagagaagaaaactcaCTGTTAGCACCAGGAAAAGCATCAGGACCTGGCTACAGCAACACATCTCAGACTGTGAGAGATTTCTGCCCTCAGCCTCCTGAGGGCTCGCTGATACTCCACCACAGTGGCAGCCACTGCTGCAGTCATCCATCTAAATAAACATGGAGAAGGCCACAGTTAAGATCCTTAAAGGCAAACACACTCTGCTCTCAAGCTAAGCAGTAGCTCACCATGCCTAAGTCCCACACTGCCTGCTCTCCAAACAGCTTTCCACAGCAACTGCATCTGGAAGCTTCTGCACAAACTGGTGTTGCACACAGAGCACCACGTGGGTCACAATGAATGCTTCCCATTACCTGTTAAGGTGTGTCTTCACCAGATCTGAAAGGCTCAGTGCTGGCACTGAGATCCCGAGCTCCTTCTGAAGGCTCAGGTAAACGCTGGTGACCAATTCCTGCTTTGCATAGAGGAGGGAGCAGATCGTTCCCAGCGTCAGCGGCCAGTTGTGCTGCCGACAGGTTGCCAGCACGCAGCAGCCCACCAGGAGCtccttcttctccaggctgaccaGGTGGAAGGAGGggtgctgcagtgctctctGGAAGTAGGAGATGGCCGTTCCCTCAAACACCGACGGGAGCCGAAGAACCTTACAGAGATCCTGGACCCGTCTGATCCCTGAAAAAAGACACTGCCCTTAAGGATCAGCAGAAATAACTCCTTCCTTCATGTTCTACTGTCAGCTCCCAAAGGCTTTTACCATTTCTGAGATGCATTAGAattacagcaaagcagaaatgatCCGAGGGATGGAACACTGCCCTGTGAGGTCAGGCAGAGCATGGGCACTGTGCAGCCAGGAAAGGGAAGGTTCCGGacagacctgagagcagcccaaGGGGCTGTAAGGAAGAAGGGGGCAGACCTTTCAGCAGAGCCTGCTATGAAAGGACAAGGGGGGCGATTTCAGACTGAAAGATATAGGCTGGATATGAGGGAGGAGCTGTTTGCAATAAGGGTGGCATTGGTCATCCAGAGAAACGCAGCCCAGggacacccaaggtcagggtGTCTGCCCTTACCTCGCTGCTCACAGCGGTTCAGCTGCTCCTTCTGCCCGGTGCTCTGCGAATAGGACACctctgaaagaaacagcagcagtcaGCGCCGAGCACACCACTGCTGTGcagagaaccacagaatcatagaaccacagaaccatagaatcacaaggttggaaaggacctgcaagatcatccagtccaaccgccCTCCCATCACCgctgctaccacaagcactaaaccagatctcgcagctcctcatccagatgcctctcgaacgctgccagggacggcgactccaccacctccctgtgcagccattgcagtgcctgagagaaaaagttcttccttatgtccaacctaaacctcctctgctACAACTTGCGGACATTTCCTCggctcctgtttgttgcctgggagaagaggccaaaccctcCTCagcacaacctcccttcaggaagcctgtagagtgcaatgaggtctcctctgagccNNNNNNNNNNNNNNNNNNNNNNNNNNNNNNNNNNNNNNNNNNNNNNNNNNNNNNNNNNNNNNNNNNNNNNNNNNNNNNNNNNNNNNNNNNNNNNNNNNNNCGCCGCTGTGCGGCGCCTCCCTCGCGGATCTCCGCGGCACTGCGGCTGATTTTGCTCCCGGCCGAGGACCTTTTGCACATTTTCCGCTCGCAGAAACTCTCGGTTCCGTGATGAGCTCGCTCGGCAGGTTTCCCCACCCCGTCAGATGTTTACATCACGGGCAGCTGGCAGGGCTGAATGCAGCACAAAGGAGCTGCGGGGCGAGGACGTTCGGCACGAGGAGCAGCcgagctctgcctgcagcagcacaggctgtggGTTCAGGCTGCGGGTCACTGTTGAGCAACTGCTGCCTTTTCCCCTGTTCTCAATAGGCACAGCGTGCTTCAAAGtcccctctgccccacagctgccaggCTGGAAGGAGACAGAACATACCCAGCATCCCACACCTCAATTAGGAGATGTTATCCAGAAATCAGGTGACTCTGGCCATCACAAACAGGTTGAGGAAGGGCTCACGGAGCTGCACTCATCCGTTGCCTCTCCctctgacagagaaaaaaaaaaaaaacacagcgATGAGAACACTGGaattaaagtaattttattgTAGTGTTCCACAAAACCAAAGGTGGTTTAAAAACAAGCAGTACCTGCAATAAAAGCAGACCCCATAAACGGAAAAATACATATAGGTCCTTTAGTaatcaaacaagaaaacacactCGATTCTTAGGTCCCTTAAAATCAAGGTGAGCACCCCTTACACCAAAGAAAGGCTTTAAATAGTGTTGCTGACCAAAGATGGAGGTATGAGGTTTGTGCCACGTTTCCACGTGCATTCCAGCTGCGGAATGGAAGCGTGGCTCATCCAggagtgctgcctgcagcagcacctgtcACCACAGCATATAACCCACAACGCAAAAGCCATACACCTCAATGGGCAAAGTGGTAACTGGCAAAGGACAGTACGAATTTTAAGGCTTTGTCTCTAAGGAGACTCTCATTAGTGTTTTGTTTGCGTGCAGAACCTCGAGATGCACGTTCTTGCCAAAAGGAAAGCACAAAACCCACTGTAAAAGCTTCATGAAATCCAGATTGCAAGAGCGCTGCGCACAGCATCACAGAGCGCAGCAGGAAAGACACAGCAGTGCCCTCACTGCTAAAGGGAGAACCATAAAAACACATCAGGCCTTCCTCAGCCTGGGTCCAGTGATGGCTACCAACAGCAGCATCTGTGATTTGGAACTGTTACGTTGTTCGAAAGCACTACTGGTTTTTCTGACTCTctaaaccagaagaaaaaaaaatcagaaagctgtGGAATAAAGGCTAGAAGACGAGTTTATCCATGAGGTATTGGGAACCATTTCTTTCCAGAGATCCACGGGGAGGAAGCAAAGCACTCCTCCATCCTGCTGCTATTTCAAGGCACGAGGAGCAGCATCCATTCCCAGCAATGCCGAGCGGTGCCACccaaagcactgctggagctgaagGTACTGCTCAGAACTTCTCAGAGCCATCTTTCACAGAAGAGAGTACAGAAAAGTACCACCTGAAGTCTTCAGAGACTCTTAAAGACACTTAAAGCAAAAGGTTTTCTTCGATTTGAGCTTCTGATGCAGGAGAGCTGTCAGGAGAGCTTTGATTGCCAGGGCAGATTTTAGCAGTCCGCCCAATTACAGTAAGAAAATGTGATTAACAGCATGCTTGGAGTTTTTCAATCAACCTGTACATCTCTAGGATAATATATTAGCTACTTTTTGCtacaaaaatacagtatttaattGAGAAGTCTCCAgtaattttcagtgttttatgaAAATAGTAAGATTATTGCTAAGAGGTTAGTAATCAATCCCTCAATAAAGTGCTTTGCTGTAGGAAAACTGTGTTAGAAACTCCTTTCAGGCTACATCAGAAGTGACCTAATTAATAGATTACTTCAACCACAGAGGGTAGGAGCACTCACTGTGTTCCTCTGCTACACACCCTTTTGgtatttcagctttctttcaaGGCATTCACAAACTCTGGTAAACTTaagagctgcaaaaaaaaaatctggtttgTTGACCTTTGACAAGAGATCACCACAAAAAACAGAGGCATGTTTAACTTTCAGTGGAGAAAGCCTGCTGTAGTGGCTGCTTCATAGCCCTGTGCTGCTATTCTCTGTCTGAGGCAATGGTGAGAAGCATTTGTCTTTACTGAGCTGCAAAGAAGCCACAAATTAAGGAACATTTGATTGTCTTGCAAAGCCAGCAGCATgacattttcattcctttctgaGCTCAAGTCACAAAGAACACAACAGGATCAGAGTGCTGATATTCTGGCTGCTCCCATCCCAGGGGGAGAGTGGAATTTGGTTCCTTTTGTACACTGAATTCAAAAAAAGAGATGAGTTTTAAGCCTGATCACCCTTGAAGGCTGCTCCAGGGTAAGCTCCAAAATTCAAGGCACTTACGTGTAAAAAACTGCAGTGCTATGACACCAAAACTGTCACACAACTTTCATACAAGAGCCACAGGCCATGCATGTGTACAGAGAAATGCACCCCAATCCAGGACTACTGAGCAGAATCCAGGTTGTCTGTACCTTTGTCTTCCTGTTCAAACAACCTTTGAATCAGGAATTAAAGTCCAGAGGAGAACAGCTTCCAACACAACGTAACATCAGCCCAAACTCATTGCTACCCCTTATTCCCATGGTAGACAAATATCCCACAACATCCGTATTTAAAACCCTGTAAGCTTTCCCCTTGGAGAACTGCTTTGCTTATATTGTGTCattaattttgctttgcttcttgctTTCCAATCTGAGGTTTAACTTGCACTCCGTTTCAGGGcattaattgcttttaaaatacagccCACACAGCTCTGTTCTGAAGCATTCATTCTTTGGACTCCTCCAGTGTAGTTGtcaaaagataaaagtaaaaatcaaatcCTCAAGCTCTACTGTATGAGATTTTATATTGCACTACAACTTCAGTGCAGACAGATGATCTATCAAAGCTgctaaaaaacaacaatgaaaaaatctTCATCAAAGGAtcagcagtgctttgctggcaaggaaacacacaaaacaacaacaaaccctTCATCCTTCCTATTGCAATCAGACTTTGGATTAAATGCCTGAACAAATCTTCCCAAATAATGGAAAAAGaccaaaaataaatatggtAAATGACTCTACTTCTGGACTCCGTGTACAAGAGCTGATGTAAGCACTACTCCAACTGATAGCTGCTCAAGCCAGAAACAGAAGAGCTCATTGTCTGCAGGCAGCACGGCAGTACCACCTATTTCATGTTGTCTCCTTATTAATCAAACTCTTCTGGCAGGAACTCAGCCCTTTGTTTGACATCCAGAGAGCTCCTACatctttccagcttttctgtttccagaagtTGAAACACGAAGAATGTTTGGGGTTTCTTCCATGACTCTGACAAGCAAGTTATCGATGTAGTCTTCAAGCTCACGCACCTGGAGATCCTTCTTGGTGATGGTATCCCTCTGTTTCAGGACCAGCTGGATCAGCTCATCGTGTGTGAGCTGGGCATAAGCATAGGCAGGATCCGAAGGGTTGTATTTCTGCAAAAGAAAGGCAGGGTCATCTCACACGAGGGCATTGCAGACAAGAACTGAAAGCTGTCTGAGAGATGGTTTGGAGTTCAGGCAGCAGGGAACTGCTTTGCATGTCCATCTGCCAACACAAAGCTGCTCCTCAGAAGTATTACGTGCTTCCCACCTTTGCAGAGgtacatccaatctaa is a genomic window of Meleagris gallopavo isolate NT-WF06-2002-E0010 breed Aviagen turkey brand Nicholas breeding stock chromosome 24, Turkey_5.1, whole genome shotgun sequence containing:
- the BRF2 gene encoding transcription factor IIIB 50 kDa subunit, which produces FLSEVSYSQSTGQKEQLNRCEQRGIRRVQDLCKVLRLPSVFEGTAISYFQRALQHPSFHLVSLEKKELLVGCCVLATCRQHNWPLTLGTICSLLYAKQELVTSVYLSLQKELGISVPALSLSDLVKTHLNSFRLFQHTEDIPVLFVEDKETMLARTMQVVELASETWLVTGRHPIPIVTAAAFLSWQSLQPSARLTCTFTQFCKAAGVDLPPPARLRLKELYDVLLRMAAELAWLKVLNLDKKTVVKYIGDLLQHRVFLLKNAFCAADVEEQQRAAQAEDSSSNPPAAAETAPDKGRPSEGKQKAVGSRRPLLPPCLLHPRKRLRTAALSASDAAVTGDDPISDTEIEQYLRGPEEIRAFRRAKVWQ